One genomic region from Microcella humidisoli encodes:
- a CDS encoding shikimate kinase, whose amino-acid sequence MADAVEPGPVRGPLVVLIGPPAAGKSRVGKRLGRILEAPFIDTDKQIVAANGPIPEIFATRGEAAFRALEADAVAEALRQPGAVVSLGGGAVMTPSIAEAVDGLPVVLLTISPEAAAERLDPETRPLVRDGIGAWVDLVASRMPTYTALAVATWDTSSRPIDHIAEEIAEWACDRAAAAGGS is encoded by the coding sequence GTGGCTGACGCCGTCGAACCCGGGCCCGTTCGCGGCCCGCTCGTCGTGCTCATCGGCCCTCCGGCCGCCGGGAAGTCGCGCGTCGGCAAGCGCCTGGGGCGCATCCTCGAAGCACCGTTCATCGACACCGACAAGCAGATCGTCGCCGCAAACGGCCCGATCCCCGAGATCTTCGCGACGCGGGGGGAGGCCGCGTTCCGCGCCCTCGAGGCCGACGCGGTCGCGGAAGCGCTGCGGCAGCCCGGCGCGGTCGTCTCGCTCGGCGGGGGCGCCGTCATGACGCCGAGCATCGCCGAGGCCGTGGATGGCCTGCCGGTCGTGCTGCTCACGATCAGCCCCGAGGCGGCCGCCGAGCGGCTCGACCCCGAGACCCGTCCGCTCGTGCGCGACGGCATCGGCGCCTGGGTCGACCTTGTCGCGAGCCGGATGCCGACCTACACCGCCCTCGCCGTCGCCACGTGGGACACCTCGTCGCGCCCCATCGACCACATCGCCGAAGAGATTGCCGAGTGGGCGTGCGACCGCGCCGCCGCGGCCGGAGGATCATGA
- the aroC gene encoding chorismate synthase, producing MLRWLTAGESHGPELIAVLEGMPAGVPVLREAIQADMQRRKLGYGRGARMKFEQDELTISGGVRHGRSMGSPIALRIGNTEWPKWTTIMSADPVDPAELTGARGAPLTRPRPGHADLVGMQKYGFDESRPVLERASARETAARVALGAVARSFLGELGIRLVAHTLAIGPVRVPDDAPLPLPDDVDRLDADPLRCLHPETSAAMVAEVDAAHKEGDTLGGVVEVLAYGVPPGLGSYVHWDRRLDAKLAAALMGIQAIKGVEVGDGFETTRRRGSAAHDELVVDDGRIERLSDRAGGTEGGMSTGTVLRVRAGMKPIATVPHALRTVDTSTGEAAPAHHQRSDVCAVPAAGVVAEAMVALVLAEAVLEKFGGDSIAETRRNFEGYLAAMPATLTTAVSDGRG from the coding sequence ATGCTGCGCTGGTTGACCGCCGGGGAATCCCACGGCCCTGAATTGATCGCCGTGCTCGAGGGGATGCCCGCGGGCGTGCCCGTGCTGCGCGAGGCCATCCAGGCCGACATGCAGCGCCGCAAGCTCGGCTACGGGCGCGGTGCCCGCATGAAGTTCGAGCAGGACGAGCTGACGATCTCGGGTGGCGTGCGCCACGGGCGGAGCATGGGCAGCCCCATCGCCCTACGCATCGGCAACACCGAGTGGCCCAAGTGGACGACCATCATGAGCGCCGACCCGGTCGACCCGGCCGAGCTGACCGGCGCGCGCGGTGCGCCGCTCACGCGGCCGCGCCCCGGCCACGCCGACCTCGTCGGCATGCAGAAGTACGGATTCGACGAGTCGCGCCCCGTGCTCGAGCGCGCGAGTGCGCGAGAGACGGCGGCGCGCGTCGCGCTCGGCGCGGTCGCGCGATCGTTCCTCGGCGAGCTCGGCATCCGCCTCGTCGCCCACACGCTCGCGATCGGGCCGGTACGCGTGCCCGATGACGCGCCCCTGCCGCTGCCCGACGACGTCGATCGCCTCGACGCCGATCCGCTGCGGTGCCTGCACCCCGAGACGAGCGCGGCCATGGTCGCGGAAGTCGACGCGGCCCACAAGGAGGGCGACACCCTGGGCGGCGTCGTCGAGGTGCTCGCCTATGGCGTGCCGCCGGGGCTCGGCTCCTACGTGCACTGGGACCGCCGTCTCGACGCCAAGCTCGCCGCTGCGCTCATGGGCATCCAGGCCATCAAGGGTGTCGAGGTCGGCGACGGCTTCGAGACCACGCGCCGCCGTGGCTCGGCCGCGCACGACGAGCTCGTCGTCGACGACGGCCGCATTGAGCGGCTGAGCGATCGCGCGGGCGGCACCGAGGGCGGCATGAGCACGGGAACCGTGCTGCGCGTGCGTGCGGGCATGAAGCCCATCGCGACCGTGCCGCACGCACTGCGCACCGTCGACACCTCGACGGGCGAGGCCGCCCCCGCTCACCACCAGCGCTCCGACGTGTGCGCCGTGCCCGCCGCGGGCGTCGTCGCCGAGGCCATGGTCGCGCTCGTGCTCGCCGAGGCCGTGCTCGAGAAGTTCGGGGGCGACTCGATCGCCGAGACCCGCCGCAACTTCGAGGGCTACCTCGCGGCGATGCCCGCGACCCTCACGACGGCGGTCTCCGACGGTCGTGGCTGA
- a CDS encoding shikimate dehydrogenase — protein MLGHPVEHSLSPVLHTAAYRQLGLDWRYDRHEVREHELRGFVDGLDRSWRGLSATMPLKEELYRLADEWDDAVSLTGAANTLLLADDGRRIVRNTDVAGIERSLLDAGLENARHAVVAGAGATARSVLVALDGLGVRSATVAVREPARTAALAQLADDLGLELDVVRLGDLEHVVEGADVVAWTLPNGVGLRQQLPFDARTTAVALDVTYHPWPGPLAAQWLEVGGRVASGRDMLLHQAVRQVRFFVSGQTDSPLGDEAGVEAAMRAALDAV, from the coding sequence GTGCTCGGGCACCCCGTCGAGCACTCGCTCTCGCCCGTGCTGCACACGGCCGCCTACCGGCAGCTCGGCCTCGACTGGCGGTACGACCGGCACGAGGTGCGCGAGCATGAGCTGCGCGGCTTCGTCGACGGTCTCGACCGCAGCTGGCGGGGGCTGTCGGCGACGATGCCGCTCAAGGAGGAGCTGTACCGTCTCGCCGACGAATGGGACGACGCCGTCTCGCTGACCGGCGCCGCGAACACCCTCCTGCTGGCCGACGACGGACGCCGCATCGTGCGCAACACCGATGTCGCTGGCATCGAGCGGTCGCTGCTCGATGCCGGGCTCGAGAACGCACGGCACGCCGTCGTCGCGGGAGCGGGAGCCACGGCCCGCTCGGTGCTCGTGGCGCTCGACGGCCTCGGGGTGCGCAGCGCAACCGTCGCCGTGCGCGAACCCGCCCGCACCGCAGCGCTCGCGCAGCTTGCCGACGATCTGGGGCTCGAGCTCGACGTGGTGCGGCTCGGCGATCTCGAGCACGTCGTCGAAGGTGCCGACGTGGTCGCGTGGACGCTTCCGAACGGCGTCGGTCTGCGCCAGCAGTTGCCGTTCGACGCCCGCACCACGGCGGTCGCGCTCGACGTGACCTACCACCCCTGGCCGGGACCGCTCGCCGCCCAGTGGCTCGAGGTCGGTGGGCGCGTGGCCTCGGGGCGCGACATGCTGCTGCACCAGGCCGTGCGCCAGGTGCGGTTCTTCGTCTCGGGCCAGACCGATTCGCCGCTCGGCGATGAGGCGGGTGTCGAGGCCGCGATGCGCGCGGCGCTCGACGCCGTCTGA